In Ectothiorhodosinus mongolicus, one DNA window encodes the following:
- a CDS encoding AAA family ATPase yields MNEETLSSESLDRLGLLQQPFAVTMGEQFLFVDPGIDMGVNVVLQHLRGPQNLVVLRGETGSGKSTQLLRILASGEADLDFCAFRARTDTTLAAIETAVSSFWQEKLAAAQADELASGSLGLQLTQLMQDGLKPVLAIDDADRLPADVIAELLDIRQQILQRFSNSFGLLLVGSPRIEERLNSICDDSDMLLAPMIIQQRPLNSEQTRAYLTHRLRAAGLRDMDLLDDAAMQDIHRRSGGLPGQINQLASQTLRAIADSMAGDQLGSSLGIKKLAFGGMPAQPLRTWLGAAASVVILGGGALLIGLATRPSVPVEDPLSRPLVLPERPAEVTVQPEAAPEVSAEPSMAPVEPATAETRETAPAPEAPTAPPPSAAATPPMAETTGVLGADWLRQQDPSQFTLQFISGSDAEALRAYAQRVDLPGEVAIFSVRRNDQVSYALVYGVYSSAAAARSAIVALPAAVRRNQPFARSFASINEAMAD; encoded by the coding sequence ATGAATGAAGAAACCCTTTCGTCAGAATCCTTGGATCGCCTTGGCCTGTTGCAACAGCCCTTCGCGGTGACTATGGGTGAGCAATTCCTCTTTGTCGATCCCGGTATCGATATGGGTGTGAATGTGGTGTTGCAACATCTGCGCGGCCCACAGAACCTGGTGGTGCTGCGCGGAGAGACGGGCTCAGGGAAAAGCACGCAGCTGCTGCGTATTCTTGCCAGCGGTGAGGCGGACTTGGATTTTTGTGCGTTTCGCGCGCGAACCGATACGACATTGGCCGCCATCGAAACTGCAGTTTCCTCATTTTGGCAAGAAAAGCTGGCCGCAGCTCAGGCGGATGAACTGGCCAGCGGTAGCCTCGGCTTACAGCTCACGCAGTTGATGCAAGATGGGCTGAAACCGGTCTTGGCGATTGATGATGCGGATCGGCTGCCTGCCGATGTGATTGCTGAATTACTGGATATCCGGCAACAAATCCTGCAGCGTTTCTCGAACAGCTTTGGCCTGTTATTGGTTGGCAGCCCCCGTATTGAAGAGCGGCTCAACAGTATCTGTGACGACAGCGACATGCTGTTGGCACCCATGATTATTCAGCAGCGCCCGCTCAATAGTGAACAGACCCGGGCCTATTTAACGCATCGCTTGCGCGCCGCGGGATTGCGCGATATGGACTTACTCGATGATGCAGCCATGCAGGATATCCATCGCCGCAGCGGCGGACTTCCAGGACAAATCAATCAACTGGCCAGTCAAACCCTGCGCGCCATCGCCGACTCAATGGCGGGCGATCAACTAGGCTCCAGCCTAGGCATCAAAAAACTGGCCTTTGGCGGCATGCCCGCCCAGCCTTTGCGCACGTGGTTGGGAGCCGCAGCCAGTGTGGTGATTTTGGGCGGTGGCGCTTTACTGATTGGCTTAGCGACGCGTCCATCGGTGCCTGTGGAGGATCCGCTCAGTCGGCCTTTGGTCTTACCTGAACGTCCTGCTGAAGTCACTGTACAACCCGAAGCAGCGCCCGAGGTCAGTGCCGAGCCCAGTATGGCACCTGTTGAGCCGGCCACCGCCGAGACGCGCGAGACTGCGCCCGCTCCCGAGGCGCCTACTGCGCCACCTCCCTCCGCAGCCGCCACACCCCCAATGGCTGAGACCACAGGCGTCTTGGGCGCTGACTGGCTGAGGCAACAAGACCCCAGTCAGTTCACCCTACAATTCATCTCAGGCAGTGACGCCGAGGCGTTGCGCGCTTATGCCCAGCGCGTTGATCTGCCGGGCGAGGTCGCCATATTTAGCGTACGGCGCAATGACCAAGTCAGTTATGCCTTGGTCTACGGCGTTTACTCAAGCGCTGCGGCGGCGCGCAGTGCGATTGTGGCCTTGCCTGCTGCGGTGCGCCGCAACCAGCCTTTTGCCCGCAGTTTTGCCTCGATCAACGAGGCTATGGCTGATTAA
- the dnaG gene encoding DNA primase: MPRIPQSFIDELISRSDIVELIGSRLELKKKGREYTACCPFHGEKTPSFTVSQNKQFYHCFGCGAHGTVISFLMEYDNLGFVEAIEELAQRAGLEVPQEVGQADRSDTNQRLYLAQQMAAEHFAENLRRSPEAIDYLKNRGLTGNIARDYQLGFALDRFDDLMPALLRQFSEKELLTAGLLTRKDGGKPYDRFRGRIMFPIRDTRGRVVGFGGRVLAQQEPKYLNTAETPIFHKGRQLYGLYEARKASPRLESLLVVEGYMDVIALAQYGIKNAVATLGTATTHEHVERLLRVVPKIVFCFDGDRAGKEAAWRALEQALPSIRDGVELRFLLLPEGEDPDTLVRQLGTEAFVQQVQAATPLSDMLIQGLGERFDQSSREGRAALGLEAVRLLRLMPEGLLRSQIISDIAPLAGVSSAELNERLGKAESRPATTPAPPKRPSGQRRSGLSMNPVRMAITLLLEDPGLAKAVKDFAWLAEIELPGVDILLALLETLSKEPHLNTAQLLERWREHEWSVHLHKLAEKSLPGVAEEDRPVILRDALGRLTEQADSQQANELLNVAQTRSLSAEEKQTLQAILSRRGHK, from the coding sequence ATGCCGCGTATCCCCCAATCTTTCATCGATGAGCTCATTAGCCGCAGCGACATTGTTGAACTCATCGGCTCGCGCCTAGAGCTGAAGAAAAAGGGTCGCGAGTACACGGCCTGCTGCCCGTTTCATGGCGAAAAAACGCCCTCGTTCACGGTCAGCCAGAACAAACAGTTCTATCACTGCTTCGGTTGCGGTGCGCATGGCACGGTGATCAGCTTTCTCATGGAGTATGACAATCTGGGATTTGTTGAAGCCATCGAGGAACTGGCGCAACGGGCTGGCCTGGAGGTACCCCAAGAAGTCGGTCAAGCAGATCGCAGCGACACCAACCAGCGCCTTTATTTGGCGCAGCAGATGGCCGCTGAACACTTTGCTGAGAATCTTAGGCGCAGCCCGGAGGCCATCGACTACCTCAAAAACCGCGGCCTCACGGGCAATATTGCGCGCGACTATCAACTGGGTTTTGCGCTGGATCGGTTTGATGACCTGATGCCGGCACTGCTGCGCCAGTTTAGTGAGAAAGAGCTGCTCACAGCGGGTCTATTGACCCGCAAAGATGGAGGTAAACCCTATGATCGCTTTCGTGGGCGCATCATGTTTCCCATCCGCGACACCCGGGGTCGGGTGGTCGGCTTTGGCGGGCGGGTTTTGGCCCAGCAAGAACCCAAGTATCTCAACACCGCCGAAACTCCCATCTTCCACAAGGGTCGGCAACTCTATGGGCTATATGAAGCGCGCAAGGCTTCGCCGCGGCTGGAGAGCCTGCTGGTGGTGGAAGGCTATATGGATGTCATCGCCCTAGCTCAATACGGCATCAAAAATGCCGTGGCCACCTTGGGCACAGCAACCACGCACGAACATGTGGAGCGGCTGTTACGGGTGGTACCCAAAATCGTCTTTTGTTTTGATGGCGACCGTGCCGGCAAAGAGGCGGCGTGGCGGGCGCTAGAACAAGCCCTACCCAGCATTCGCGATGGGGTGGAACTGCGGTTCTTGCTGCTTCCGGAGGGCGAAGACCCCGATACACTGGTACGGCAGCTGGGCACCGAGGCTTTTGTGCAGCAGGTTCAAGCCGCCACCCCCTTGTCGGATATGTTGATTCAAGGCTTGGGCGAGCGCTTTGACCAAAGCTCCCGTGAGGGACGAGCCGCTTTGGGATTAGAAGCCGTGCGTCTTTTGCGACTGATGCCCGAGGGCTTGCTGCGTAGTCAGATCATCAGTGATATCGCGCCTTTAGCGGGGGTGAGCTCTGCGGAATTGAACGAGCGGCTGGGCAAAGCTGAGAGCCGCCCAGCAACCACGCCAGCACCACCCAAGCGGCCTTCAGGGCAACGCCGCTCTGGTCTGAGCATGAATCCCGTGCGCATGGCGATCACCTTACTTTTAGAAGACCCCGGCCTGGCCAAAGCAGTGAAGGATTTTGCTTGGTTGGCCGAGATAGAACTGCCCGGTGTGGATATTTTGTTGGCTTTGCTTGAAACCTTAAGCAAAGAACCCCATCTAAACACTGCGCAGTTATTGGAGCGCTGGCGCGAGCATGAATGGAGTGTTCACCTGCATAAACTGGCAGAAAAGTCCTTACCCGGCGTCGCCGAAGAGGATAGACCGGTGATTTTACGTGACGCTTTGGGCAGGCTGACTGAACAAGCTGACTCTCAGCAAGCGAATGAGTTGTTGAATGTGGCTCAGACCCGCAGCTTGAGTGCAGAAGAAAAACAGACGCTGCAAGCGATTTTGTCTCGCAGGGGACATAAATAA
- the rpoD gene encoding RNA polymerase sigma factor RpoD, which produces MNHDEQQSRLKELIAKGKEQGYLTYAEVNDHLPDTIVDPEQIEDIIAMINDMGITVHEQAPDADTLILSDNSVSTDEDAAEEAAAALASVDGDFGRTTDPVRMYMREMGTVELLTREGEISIAKRIEEGLAQVLFALAHSPKVIALLLSEYGQVEAGNVKLTDVLVGFLGPDGEPETPQAQADNDSNNNNSDNANDDDGNGDDDSDDDDDSENAAPEDTGPDPEEARQRFEQLEVIYERAMEYAAQGDQDKYRETRVEMAQFFMEFKLIPRLVDRLTADLHEMVARIRAQEDFLIRLCVETSGMPRKEFIRSFPKNATNLKWVDELLEGKAARYKEALAEQRDDIVKAQKRLLAIEDEATLTIGEIKDINRRMSIGEAKARRAKKEMVEANLRLVISIAKKYTNRGLQFLDLIQEGNIGLMKAVDKFEYRRGYKFSTYATWWIRQAITRSIADQARTIRIPVHMIETINKLNRISRQMLQEMGREATPEELSERMEMPEDKVRKVLKIAKEPISMETPIGDDEDSHLGDFIEDQNVQSPIESATRESLSETTREVLASLTPREAKVLRMRFGIDMNTDHTLEEVGKQFDVTRERIRQIEAKALRKLRHPSRSELLRSFLDSE; this is translated from the coding sequence ATGAATCACGACGAGCAACAATCACGGCTCAAAGAGCTGATTGCCAAAGGCAAGGAACAGGGCTACCTGACCTATGCCGAGGTCAATGACCACCTGCCTGACACCATTGTGGATCCGGAGCAGATCGAAGACATCATTGCGATGATCAATGATATGGGGATCACCGTTCATGAACAGGCCCCCGATGCCGATACCCTGATCCTCTCGGATAACTCGGTCTCAACCGACGAGGATGCCGCAGAAGAAGCGGCCGCCGCGCTGGCCTCAGTGGACGGCGATTTTGGCCGCACCACGGATCCCGTGCGCATGTACATGCGCGAGATGGGTACGGTTGAGCTGCTCACCCGCGAAGGTGAAATCAGCATCGCCAAGCGCATCGAAGAAGGCTTGGCGCAGGTGCTGTTTGCCCTGGCCCACTCGCCTAAAGTCATTGCATTGCTGCTCTCGGAATACGGCCAAGTGGAAGCCGGAAACGTCAAACTGACTGATGTTTTGGTGGGCTTTTTGGGCCCTGATGGTGAGCCGGAAACCCCGCAGGCTCAGGCCGATAATGATTCCAATAACAACAACAGCGATAACGCCAACGATGATGATGGCAATGGCGACGATGACAGCGACGATGATGATGATTCAGAAAACGCCGCCCCCGAAGACACGGGACCGGATCCAGAGGAAGCCCGTCAGCGCTTTGAGCAATTGGAAGTCATTTATGAGCGCGCCATGGAGTATGCGGCCCAGGGTGATCAGGACAAATATCGTGAAACCCGCGTCGAGATGGCGCAATTTTTCATGGAATTTAAGCTGATTCCGCGCCTGGTTGACCGTCTCACCGCTGACCTTCATGAGATGGTGGCCCGCATTCGCGCTCAGGAGGATTTCCTCATTCGCCTGTGTGTAGAAACCAGTGGCATGCCCCGCAAAGAATTCATCCGCAGCTTCCCCAAGAATGCCACCAACCTGAAATGGGTCGACGAGCTGCTTGAAGGCAAGGCCGCGCGTTACAAGGAAGCTTTGGCTGAACAGCGCGATGACATCGTCAAAGCCCAGAAACGTTTGCTGGCGATTGAAGATGAGGCCACGCTGACCATTGGCGAGATCAAAGATATTAACCGCCGCATGTCGATTGGTGAGGCCAAAGCGCGCCGCGCCAAGAAAGAAATGGTGGAGGCAAACCTGCGCTTGGTGATTTCTATTGCCAAGAAGTACACGAATCGTGGCCTGCAGTTCCTGGACCTGATTCAGGAAGGCAACATCGGCCTGATGAAAGCCGTGGACAAGTTTGAATACCGGCGCGGTTATAAGTTCTCGACCTACGCCACTTGGTGGATTCGCCAGGCGATCACCCGCTCGATCGCCGACCAAGCCCGCACCATCCGTATTCCGGTACATATGATTGAGACCATCAACAAACTCAATCGCATCAGCCGGCAGATGCTGCAGGAAATGGGCCGCGAAGCGACGCCAGAAGAACTGTCCGAGCGCATGGAAATGCCCGAAGACAAGGTGCGCAAGGTGCTGAAGATCGCCAAAGAGCCTATCTCCATGGAGACGCCCATCGGTGATGACGAAGACTCGCATTTGGGTGATTTCATTGAAGATCAGAACGTGCAATCACCGATTGAGTCGGCAACCCGCGAAAGTCTCTCGGAAACCACCCGCGAGGTGTTGGCCAGCCTGACGCCGCGCGAGGCTAAAGTACTGCGCATGCGCTTTGGCATCGATATGAATACCGACCACACGCTCGAGGAAGTCGGTAAACAGTTTGATGTCACGCGTGAACGTATTCGCCAGATCGAGGCCAAGGCCCTGCGCAAGCTACGCCACCCCAGCCGCTCCGAGCTGCTGCGCAGCTTCCTCGACAGCGAGTAA
- a CDS encoding solute carrier family 23 protein codes for MSKPPSEDANILYAVDDKPPHLLSALLGFQVVALILAFIVLIPVIALDAGGMDDNAKAWAVFATLMVSGSVTILQAKAIGPIGAGYVLFMGTSGAFIAVSVSALQAGGLPLLASLIIASSLVQFLFANRLGLLRKIITPTVGGTVVALIAVAVIPIALNMLNVRPENYAGTDSAAAWTAALTLVVILGLSFFGNKKWRLWGPVIGVVTGSIFAHFMGLTDLRALAEADFIGLPPASWPGIDLSFSTAFWVLLPGFIIVTVIGALETYGDGIAIQEVSRRGRNPTDYKAVQGAVSADGMGNLLSGLSGTLPNTTYSTSVSVVDLTGVAARRVGIYGGIILMLLAFSPKVSALLQSIPGPVGGVFLFFLIVLLFAHGIRLIVSDGLSFDSGIIFGVSLWMGYGFQAQGVFHELMPPMMAQLLDNGMTTGGLTAIALSLLLTLKRSKAHRLTVPAKASALPQIMSFAREKAEQADWRGDDVMRLELALEEAFLYQVEKAGEDNDFKIRLSLRKLDHKLEVEFVSAPAEDNLEAVIQNMQTDSDFSADDLRLRLLAGMVEKLSHEQFNQQDYLSLVIAQKREVQRLS; via the coding sequence ATGAGCAAACCGCCATCTGAAGACGCGAATATCCTCTACGCTGTTGACGATAAACCGCCTCATCTGCTCTCTGCCCTTTTGGGCTTTCAAGTTGTTGCCCTGATTCTCGCCTTTATTGTGCTGATCCCAGTGATCGCGCTGGATGCTGGCGGCATGGATGACAATGCCAAAGCTTGGGCGGTGTTTGCGACGCTGATGGTGAGTGGTTCGGTCACCATTCTGCAAGCCAAAGCAATAGGACCCATTGGGGCGGGTTATGTGCTGTTCATGGGCACATCTGGGGCATTTATTGCGGTCTCCGTTTCAGCGCTTCAAGCGGGCGGGCTTCCACTCTTAGCCTCACTGATCATCGCCTCCTCGCTGGTGCAATTTTTATTCGCCAACCGCTTGGGCTTGCTGCGGAAAATCATCACGCCGACGGTGGGTGGCACAGTTGTTGCCTTGATTGCCGTCGCTGTCATCCCGATTGCTTTAAACATGTTGAACGTGCGTCCGGAAAATTATGCGGGCACAGATTCAGCGGCCGCATGGACCGCAGCGCTGACGCTGGTGGTGATCCTGGGACTCTCTTTTTTCGGCAACAAGAAATGGCGCTTGTGGGGACCTGTCATTGGCGTCGTCACTGGCTCGATATTTGCGCATTTCATGGGCTTAACCGATTTGCGCGCATTGGCTGAAGCGGATTTTATTGGCCTTCCACCGGCGAGCTGGCCGGGGATTGATTTAAGTTTTAGCACGGCTTTTTGGGTGTTGTTGCCGGGCTTTATCATCGTCACTGTCATTGGGGCGCTCGAAACCTATGGCGATGGTATCGCCATCCAAGAGGTATCCAGACGCGGACGCAACCCAACCGATTACAAAGCCGTCCAAGGCGCAGTGTCTGCGGATGGCATGGGGAATTTACTGTCAGGCCTGAGTGGCACGCTGCCTAATACGACCTACTCCACCAGCGTTTCAGTGGTCGATTTAACGGGCGTTGCCGCCAGGCGGGTGGGTATTTATGGCGGCATTATTCTCATGTTGCTGGCTTTTTCCCCGAAAGTTTCAGCCTTGCTACAGTCGATACCAGGTCCCGTTGGCGGCGTGTTTTTGTTTTTCTTGATTGTCCTGTTATTTGCCCACGGTATCCGACTGATTGTGAGCGACGGCCTGTCTTTTGATAGCGGCATCATCTTCGGTGTGTCTTTGTGGATGGGTTATGGCTTTCAGGCCCAGGGGGTGTTCCACGAGCTGATGCCGCCAATGATGGCCCAACTCCTGGATAATGGCATGACCACCGGCGGCCTCACCGCTATCGCCTTATCCCTATTGCTGACGCTCAAGCGCTCCAAAGCGCACCGCCTGACCGTGCCCGCGAAAGCTTCCGCCCTACCACAAATCATGAGTTTCGCGCGTGAAAAAGCCGAGCAAGCAGATTGGCGCGGGGATGATGTCATGCGCCTAGAATTAGCGCTCGAAGAGGCTTTTTTGTATCAAGTCGAGAAAGCCGGTGAAGATAATGACTTTAAGATTCGCTTATCACTGCGCAAACTCGATCATAAACTCGAGGTGGAGTTTGTCAGCGCCCCCGCTGAGGATAATCTCGAAGCGGTCATTCAAAATATGCAAACGGATTCTGATTTTTCGGCCGATGATCTGCGCCTGCGTCTTTTGGCGG